From the genome of Prinia subflava isolate CZ2003 ecotype Zambia chromosome 12, Cam_Psub_1.2, whole genome shotgun sequence:
GCTTCGACCTGAAGTGTCATTGCTTGATCTCGATTTCTGCTCGTGGAACTGTTATTTCCATTCCCCACAAAGGATGACATCAGGAAAATGAACGAGGAGCCTGGGGATGGAGTGGGTTACAGAGGTGCCTTATTAATTCAGAGGGTCAGCGATTCAAAAGAGAGCAATAGCACAGGGACTGAAGCAAAGGCCTCTTCGTATTTATCTTCTTCACTGTGTGAAGTTTAGACAAGTCTCCAGATGTGAGGAGGGGAATCTGAACACAAACATGCAGTGTTTGTATGTCACTCTTCCAGTCAGAAACCCACAGGGAAAGTAGTTTGGCAGCCACCTCAGGAATGAATGGATGGATGCAGGATCGTGGACCATGTTCAGTCCAGGATTGAGTGTGTCTGTGCttatttcatttctgctctgAAGTTGTGTCTGTTTAGAGAAGCTACACCTTTTGGGGGTGCTGCACTGGTTTGATCCTGTAAGAAAATGAATTATTCTGGCTCTTTGAGCAATGCTCAGAAAACTTCCCTTTTCCCTTGCAGACCCCCTGGATCACGAGCCTGCTGTTTCTCCCTTGCTCCCACGGAAGGAGAGGGTGGCCCTGGAGAGCAGTTTGAATGAAGATGAGCGGCTGCTtccaaaagacaaaaagcaCAACCTCTTCAGTGCCCTGatcaagaagaagaagaaaactgcCCCCACCCCTCCGAAACggagcagctccttcagggAGATGGACGGGCACTCGGAGCGCAGGGCgggcggggaggaggagggcagggatgctggCAACGGAGCTTTCACTGCCCCCCCTGCAGACACAGCTGACCCCTCCAAATTCCAGAGCCCGAGCAACGGGGCTGGTGTCACCAATGGGGTTGTGACTGGGAGCTCTGGCTTCTTATCTCCCCACCTACGGAAGAAATCCAGCACGATGAGCAGCGGCCGAGGGGTGGCTGCTgaggaggagagcagctccaaTTCCAGCAAGCGTTTCCTGCGCTCCTGCTCGGCCTCGTGCGTGCCCCACGGAGCGAAGGACACTGAGTGGAAATCTGTGACTCTGCCTCGGGATTTGCAGTCCACGGGGCGCCAGTTCGATTCCTCCACCTTTGGGGGGCACAAGAGTGAGAAGCCAGCACTGCCTCGGAAGCGGGCGAACGAGGCCAAGGCTGACATTGCTGTCAGGGGAACGGTGACCCCTCCTCCACGGCTGCTTAAGAAGAATGAGGAGGCTGCTGATGATGTGTTCAAAGATGCAGAGTCGAGCCCTGGTTCCAGCCCTCCCACCCTGACGCCAAAACTCGGCCGTAGGCAACCTGCTgcccctccttcctccagcGGGCTCCACAAGGATGATGGAGTCAAATCCAGTGCCTTAGGGACCACTGTGATGATGGACCAAGGTTCTGCTGCCAAACCCAACCCTGCTGGGTTCGTGGTGGCCAGCAAAGCTTCCTCTGAGGAGCCACGCCTGAGGAGGCTCAAGCAGACCACGGAGTCGGCAGGGAAGGACAAAGGGAAGTTGTCGAAGCTGAAACCAGCCCCTCCACTGCCACTGTCTTCATCCTCCATTGCCAAGCCTGGGAAGGTTTCTCACAGTCCCAGccatgaagcagcagcagatgtggTGTCTGGGCCGAAATCCAAACAGTTGACTCAGGTtggagaggctgcaggcagtgatgcTGTCAAGCCAAACCAGTCAGGGGAAGGTGTGAAAAAGCTGGGGATCCCCTCTGTACCAAAGCCACAATCCTCtacaaagctgctgctgagcacagcaacCCCAGCTGCCTCTTCCTCATCCGTACCCTCTGCCCCAGGCGGGGACCAGACGTCATCCACAGCCTTCATCCCCCTCATATCCACCAGGGTGTCGCTGAGGAAGACCCGGCAGCCCCCGGAGAGGATTGCCAGTGGCACCATCACCAAAGGGGTGGTGCTGGAGAGCACCGAGGCTCTACGGCTCGCCATCAGCAAGAACTCTGAGCAAATGGCCAGCCACAGCGCCGTGCTGGAGGCTGGCAAGAACCTCTACACCTTCTGCGTGAGCTACGTGGACTCCATCCAGCAGATGAGGAACAAATTTGCCTTTCGGGAGGCCATCAATAAGCTGGAGAACAACCTTAGGGAGCTCCAGATCTGCCCGGCCACCGCCGGCAGCGGCCCCGCGGCCACCCAGGACTTTAGCAAACTGCTCAGCTCGGTGAAAGAAATCAGCGACATTGTTCAGAGGTAGCAAGAAACCAggctgaaaaaaacaaacaagtgaATCAATCAATCACAATGGGCCAAAGCCAGCTGTGGAGAGAGTAATGTGTGGACTGACAAAGGAGCGAGGCGTTCAGGTTAGGGCTGTGCCAAGGACGCAGACTGTGAATGGACACCCCAGCTCCgaagggcagggctgtgttcaGGAGGCACTTCCCACCTCTGAACTCAGATTCCCTGTGTTTCCTATACTTGTAATCGTCTTATCTGTGGAGTTCTTGCCTTGTGGACTACAAGTCTAAATGCAGATGTCACACCATGCCtttgtattaatattttattgttcTGGACGGATCATTAAGACTGAAGCCAGACTGGTGGACACTGAGATGCCATCCTCCTCAGGAGGACTTTGTACTGCATTTttgtcccctccctctgcccccctgTACATGAGGATGAGTGTTTGGATAGCAATATACCCTCTGCATTTCTTGGGAGAGTTTGCCCAGCACATGGCCCTGGCCCAGGTCTGACATTTACCTGACACTAATGCAACAGATTTGGTGCTTGGGAGGGAAGGGGCAAAAACTATTAATGTAAGGTTTTCTTTAATGACAAGTGATGATTGCCCAGATTCCTCCTCTGATTCCACCTGCTAccctttgtttctgtgttttcagtagTTTCTCAGTGTTGTTGAGCTGCAGTGAATTGCTTGGAGGCAGCACCCGCTGATGTCGCAGCCCAGGAGTGATCCAGTGTTTGTGGATCTCCCTCGGCAGCAGAGCAGGTCTGGAGCAGGTCTGGAGGAGGGTGTGCTGTGGCACTCCCATGATGTCTGACACTACCTGGGCTGGTGTTTGGGCTGGGGTTCACAGAGCTTGGGCAGCTGGGAG
Proteins encoded in this window:
- the ABL1 gene encoding tyrosine-protein kinase ABL1 isoform X2 yields the protein MKMLEICLKLVGCKSKKGLSSSSSCYLEEALQRPVVSDFEPQGLSEAARWNSKENLLSCPSENDPHLFVALYDFVASGDNTLSITKGEKLRVLGYNHNGEWCEAQTKNGQGWVPSNYITPVNSLEKHSWYHGPVSRNAAEYLLSSGINGSFLVRESESSPGQRSISLRYEGRVYHYRINTASDGKLYVSSESRFNTLAELVHHHSTVADGLITTLHYPAPKRNKPTIYGVSPNYDKWEIERTDITMKHKLGGGQYGEVYEGVWKKYNLTVAVKTLKEDTMEVEEFLKEAAVMKEIKHPNLVQLLGVCTREPPFYIITEFMTYGNLLDYLRECNRQEVNAVVLLYMATQISSAMEYLEKKNFIHRDLAARNCLVGENHLVKVADFGLSRLMTGDTYTAHAGAKFPIKWTAPESLAYNKFSIKSDVWAFGVLLWEIATYGMSPYPGIDLSQVYELLEKDYRMERPEGCPEKVYELMRACWQWSPSDRPSFAEIHQAFETMFQESSISDEVEKELGKKGMRSVVSNFLQAPELPTKTRTSRRAAESKDANEGLETAHARGQGECDPLDHEPAVSPLLPRKERVALESSLNEDERLLPKDKKHNLFSALIKKKKKTAPTPPKRSSSFREMDGHSERRAGGEEEGRDAGNGAFTAPPADTADPSKFQSPSNGAGVTNGVVTGSSGFLSPHLRKKSSTMSSGRGVAAEEESSSNSSKRFLRSCSASCVPHGAKDTEWKSVTLPRDLQSTGRQFDSSTFGGHKSEKPALPRKRANEAKADIAVRGTVTPPPRLLKKNEEAADDVFKDAESSPGSSPPTLTPKLGRRQPAAPPSSSGLHKDDGVKSSALGTTVMMDQGSAAKPNPAGFVVASKASSEEPRLRRLKQTTESAGKDKGKLSKLKPAPPLPLSSSSIAKPGKVSHSPSHEAAADVVSGPKSKQLTQVGEAAGSDAVKPNQSGEGVKKLGIPSVPKPQSSTKLLLSTATPAASSSSVPSAPGGDQTSSTAFIPLISTRVSLRKTRQPPERIASGTITKGVVLESTEALRLAISKNSEQMASHSAVLEAGKNLYTFCVSYVDSIQQMRNKFAFREAINKLENNLRELQICPATAGSGPAATQDFSKLLSSVKEISDIVQR